The segment AGATAAACTTATTCAATGTACGTTATGTACACGGTAGTTCCGCATACATATAAAGTACAACGGTACGGTGGTAACAAGCAACAACCTGACATAAAGCAAGGGTCCAATTAGACTCCTAGATTCGTGAGAAGCCTATTGAATAGAAATGATAAATGGAACACTGGATATACTATAGAAGTGACAAACGAAACAATAATATATGCTATGATGGTGCATGATCCAGTCTATAATATAAAGAAAACTTGGATTAACTTGGTCGAATAATCCGCATCCGACAAAATGAATATCGTGACCAAATTTTCATCCTTCCGTTACTATCTGCGGATCTTTAAAAAACCGTTACCAGATCCTCATTCGGTCACTCGTCCGAATCCGAGACAGAATTAATCAAAAACTatccatttcatttcatttcctACATATGGGCACGTAAACTTATTCGATATATATTCCATGCATGGAAGTATCACATACATATAAACTACAATGGTGGCAAACAATCGACAACCAAGCATCAAACAAGGGATCCAATTTTACTTCTAGACACACGGGAAGTCTATAGGATAGAAACGACAAATACCGAATATACTGTAGAAACGACAAATGGAACACTAATATGCTAATGATGGTACATGAATCGAATCTATGAAAGCTAGAAAACTTGGATTAACTTGGTCGGATAATCCACATCCGACAAAATGAATACCGTGACCGAATCTTCATTCGTCCGTTACAATCCGTCGGACCTTTAAAAAGCCGTTACCAGATCCTCACTCGGTCACTCTTATCCGAATCTGAGACGGACTGAATCATAAACTATCCATTCCATCTCCATACGTATTGACACGTAAACTTTCTCGATAGACATTCCACACATGTTGTTCATGTTAACCAAGGAACCCAAGTTCGCATTCACATATGAACAAATGCAGTTGAGGCAAAGAGATTTGGACAATTATACTTTATGACACAAAATTGAATCCACCTCATTTCTACCAACCTTAAATACAAGAGACAAATACAACAGAaacagaaaggaaaaaagaaaaaaaaaagcttctttTCCCCATTTTAACGTCACTCGAGACGCCCCAAATAAGAAGACCCACATCCTGCGTCGGCATCTCTCAcggaagaagggaaaaaaaaaaaaaaagctccccTCTTTCCCTCTCCTGCTGAcgcgccccgtcgccgccgctcgctcgccgcgcgcggccaaAGCAagcaagctcgccgccggccatccatggcggcggtggagggcggaaTAGGAGAGGTACAAGTATCCGTCAATCTCTTggcttcttgtttttcttttctttttcttttatgggTTTGATTTTTGTTGCAAAACGAGAGGGAGTTGTCTAAAGATAGCATTTCGTTGCCGAGCAGCCGCCCGGATTAGCCAGGGAGAGGCGCCCACGGCTCCGGCGATCTgtggcggcgaccggcgacatggacggcgacggcgacgttggcggcggcggcggcggtggtggtggtggtggtgttagGTACGTCCTCGCGCTCCCGGCCATGGCGTCGCTGGCCGTCCTCATCGCccacctcgacgccgccgtgcccgtgccccGTAGGCCTCGCAGCTACCTCCCCCGCGCCGTGCCCATGGCGTGGTGGGCCTTCCGGCTCCCCGTCTTCCgccccccgcctccgcctccgccaccgccggccaagAATCCggtcaaggaggaggagggggtggcgcgcgtggtggtggtggtggcgccgccgccgcccgtcgatcccggcgaggaggaggcgggcaaGAGGGCGGCGAAGAGGGCGAGGAGGTGCCTGAACTGCGACGCGGTGGAGACGCCGCAGTGGAGGTCGGGCCCGATGGGGAGGAGCACGCTCTGCAACGCCTGCGGCGTCCGCCTCAGGGCGGTCGGCTCGCTGCCTGAAcaccgcgcgccggcggcgaggacgacgacggccgcccccgcgtcgccgcccgatAGCCCGATCTGGACGCCCGGCCACAAGCCGCCCTCGTCGTCGCCCGACATCTACCTCGTCAGGAGGACACCGAAGCTGCCGGTGACGCGGCCTCCCCGTACCAAGCAAGCTCCGCCCacagcgcccgcgcccgcgcctccgccgccgccgccgcagccggcgtcgccgaagacgaagacgaaggcgaaggcgaagaAGCCGAAGAGGAAGAGAAGCTGCGTGCACTGCGGCTC is part of the Oryza glaberrima chromosome 12, OglaRS2, whole genome shotgun sequence genome and harbors:
- the LOC127757149 gene encoding formin-like protein 20, with product MAAVEGGIGEPPGLARERRPRLRRSVAATGDMDGDGDVGGGGGGGGGGGVRYVLALPAMASLAVLIAHLDAAVPVPRRPRSYLPRAVPMAWWAFRLPVFRPPPPPPPPPAKNPVKEEEGVARVVVVVAPPPPVDPGEEEAGKRAAKRARRCLNCDAVETPQWRSGPMGRSTLCNACGVRLRAVGSLPEHRAPAARTTTAAPASPPDSPIWTPGHKPPSSSPDIYLVRRTPKLPVTRPPRTKQAPPTAPAPAPPPPPPQPASPKTKTKAKAKKPKRKRSCVHCGSTETPQWREGPTGRGTLCNACGVRYRQGRLLPEYRPKGSPTFSPSVHAANHRQVLELRRQQRQSTNPSTPPPPPVSAAEPIPDEQKEEVVSVPVAAAAPATDGSAASSLDALLLDGPSAPLIVDGDDFLVS